The following coding sequences are from one Novosphingobium sp. KACC 22771 window:
- a CDS encoding type II toxin-antitoxin system RelE/ParE family toxin, protein MHTVVETPEYLSAASKAGMTDAERIAAVDFIAANPDAGVVIEGTGGCRKVRIAREGKGKSGGYRIITYHTRIDAPVFLLTVISKTRQANLTAAQKAELKKGKDR, encoded by the coding sequence ATGCACACCGTTGTCGAAACCCCTGAATATCTCTCTGCCGCCAGCAAGGCCGGGATGACCGACGCCGAACGCATCGCCGCTGTTGATTTCATTGCCGCCAACCCCGACGCGGGCGTGGTGATCGAGGGCACCGGCGGATGCCGCAAGGTCCGCATCGCGCGCGAGGGCAAGGGCAAGTCCGGTGGCTATCGCATCATCACCTATCACACCCGGATCGATGCCCCGGTGTTTCTGTTGACGGTAATTTCCAAAACCCGCCAAGCCAATCTGACAGCGGCGCAAAAGGCGGAACTCAAGAAAGGCAAAGACCGATGA
- a CDS encoding BrnA antitoxin family protein, translating to MNEEDFASLKRGLAQAEAMLSGQDVPGAVVHTPEQIAARRKGGRPAGSVKADAKQQVAIRLDPDVLAYFRAGGPGWQTRINDVLKQVISGQA from the coding sequence ATGAATGAGGAAGATTTTGCCAGCCTCAAGCGGGGGCTGGCCCAAGCCGAGGCGATGCTGTCCGGACAGGACGTGCCGGGCGCTGTCGTCCATACCCCGGAACAGATCGCGGCGCGCCGCAAGGGTGGCCGCCCCGCCGGTTCGGTCAAGGCCGATGCCAAGCAACAGGTTGCCATTCGGCTTGATCCTGATGTGCTGGCCTATTTCCGGGCTGGTGGGCCGGGATGGCAAACCCGCATCAATGATGTGCTGAAACAGGTGATCAGCGGGCAGGCATAA
- a CDS encoding DNA adenine methylase codes for MIDSNRFSAFSPVAPVRPVAPYIGGKRNLSRRLVERIGAVPHETYAEVFVGMGGVFFRRDQRPKSEVINDWSEDVSTFFRVLQRHYQPFMDMLRWQITSRAGFEKLAALAPASLTDLERSARFLFLQRLAFGGKIRGRSFGVAVARSSSFDMTKLAPMIEAVHERLSGVVIERLDWSAFVARYDRPGTLFYLDPPYFGSERDYGDGMFARSEFERMADQLRQIKGRFILSLNDHPMVRETFAGFDFEGVGVRYTVGGAAAAQEAREVIISN; via the coding sequence ATGATTGATTCGAATCGCTTTTCTGCCTTTTCCCCCGTTGCGCCGGTTCGCCCGGTGGCCCCCTATATTGGCGGAAAGCGCAATCTGTCGCGCCGGTTGGTTGAACGCATCGGCGCGGTGCCGCACGAAACCTATGCCGAGGTGTTTGTCGGTATGGGCGGGGTGTTTTTCCGTCGCGATCAACGCCCAAAGAGCGAGGTAATCAACGATTGGAGTGAGGACGTTTCGACCTTTTTCCGTGTGTTGCAGCGCCATTATCAACCCTTCATGGATATGTTGCGTTGGCAGATTACGAGCCGGGCGGGGTTTGAAAAACTGGCGGCGTTGGCTCCGGCGAGCCTTACCGATCTGGAGCGGTCGGCGCGCTTTCTCTTCCTTCAGCGTCTGGCATTCGGCGGCAAGATTAGGGGGCGTAGTTTTGGGGTCGCGGTGGCCCGCTCGTCCAGCTTTGACATGACCAAGCTGGCCCCCATGATTGAGGCTGTTCATGAACGCCTTTCCGGTGTCGTCATCGAGAGGCTGGATTGGTCGGCATTCGTCGCCCGCTATGATCGCCCCGGCACCCTGTTCTATCTAGATCCGCCTTATTTTGGCTCCGAACGCGATTATGGCGATGGCATGTTCGCGCGGTCAGAGTTTGAGCGCATGGCCGATCAACTGCGCCAGATCAAAGGCCGCTTTATCCTGTCGCTGAACGATCATCCGATGGTGCGGGAAACGTTCGCCGGGTTTGATTTTGAAGGGGTCGGCGTTCGCTACACCGTGGGCGGTGCGGCGGCGGCGCAGGAGGCGCGCGAAGTCATCATCTCCAATTGA
- a CDS encoding phage portal protein, with product MTFTPGNDNGPGASADGGQGEPRGPWDAYEFGAPESVLNRSQIFDLFEVVRGSKWYEPPICRIGLGKAYRMASHHQSAILLKRNMLAASFIPNARFSRSEFEKWVLDYLIFGDAFLQAIPNRLGGVARLKASPAAWTRVGTNPGEHWFVQPGMMTYQPHLLEAGTVHHLMEPDPLQEIYGMPSYISALQSGLLNENATLFRRRYYLNGSHAGFILYVSEAGMQDKDSNALRKALRGAKGPGNFRNLFLHIPGGKADGVKIMPIAEVGANDQFLGIKEVTRDDMLAAHRTPPQLLGIVPKNGTGFGSVIDAARAYYHVEIGPLQWRLMEVNDLLGFEAVAFKDPADMGLMLAMGIN from the coding sequence ATGACCTTCACCCCCGGCAATGACAATGGCCCCGGCGCAAGCGCAGATGGCGGGCAGGGCGAACCGCGCGGGCCGTGGGATGCCTATGAATTTGGCGCGCCGGAAAGCGTGTTGAACCGCAGCCAGATTTTCGACCTGTTTGAGGTGGTGCGGGGCAGCAAATGGTATGAGCCGCCGATTTGCCGCATTGGCCTTGGCAAAGCCTATCGCATGGCCTCGCATCATCAATCGGCCATTCTGCTAAAGCGCAACATGCTGGCCGCCAGCTTCATCCCCAACGCCCGTTTCAGCCGGTCGGAATTTGAAAAGTGGGTGTTGGATTACCTGATTTTTGGCGATGCGTTTTTGCAGGCCATCCCCAACCGTCTGGGCGGGGTGGCGCGGCTGAAGGCCAGCCCCGCCGCGTGGACGCGCGTTGGCACCAATCCGGGGGAACACTGGTTCGTGCAGCCCGGTATGATGACCTATCAGCCGCATTTGCTGGAGGCCGGGACGGTTCATCACTTGATGGAACCGGACCCGTTGCAGGAAATCTATGGGATGCCGTCTTACATTTCGGCGCTGCAATCGGGCTTGCTCAATGAGAACGCTACGCTTTTTCGGCGGCGCTATTACCTCAATGGATCGCATGCTGGGTTCATCCTCTATGTGTCCGAGGCGGGCATGCAGGACAAGGATAGCAATGCGCTTCGCAAGGCCCTGCGCGGGGCCAAGGGGCCGGGGAATTTCCGCAACTTGTTCCTGCACATTCCGGGCGGCAAGGCCGATGGTGTCAAGATTATGCCGATTGCCGAGGTGGGCGCGAATGACCAATTCCTGGGCATCAAGGAAGTGACCCGCGATGACATGCTGGCCGCGCATCGGACGCCGCCGCAATTGCTGGGGATCGTGCCCAAGAACGGGACCGGGTTTGGCAGCGTGATTGATGCCGCGCGGGCCTATTACCATGTCGAAATAGGCCCGCTGCAATGGCGGTTGATGGAGGTGAATGACCTGTTGGGCTTTGAGGCGGTGGCGTTCAAAGATCCTGCGGACATGGGGTTGATGTTGGCGATGGGGATCAATTGA
- a CDS encoding terminase large subunit domain-containing protein yields MDDDLPPDDLPFDGVEGGAPEDGATAIGGDHEGGPDGANVVPIAPIIAAKVRARSLYWRGWAVSQIADELGIPYATVSSWKTRQKWDEASPAERAEEGILERYLTLIAKEVKTGGDFKEIDLLGRQLERMARIQKYSAGGNETDLNPKVKNRNSDEVKAKKEKAKNLLTREHLAALRADLEDGLFGHQEAWLSTVSRRTRMILKSRQIGATWYFARERLLVALETGKNQIFISASRAQANIFRNYIVQWVQKVCGIQLKGDPIVIQRGDDEDGKALEPVELYFLGTNYRTAQGYHGDVIVDECFWIYGFEELFKVASAMATQKQYTITLFSTPSTLAHEAFPMWNGDRFNKRRAKADRIKLDVSHAALCKGMLGADQIWRQIVTIDDAIAGGFDLVDPEQLQAQYSPDEYDNLFRCIFLDDSQSMFPFALMRRCMVDSYEAWKRDFQPYDLRPFGHGEVWIGYDPNASESATADDAALVVVAPPQKPGGKFRVLEKKRLKGLDFEGQANAIRSMAAKYNVTRIGIDTTGAGRSVHQLVVKWFPTAQAYHYSVPLKTAMVLKAKNIISNGRLEFDTGWIDVVSSFMAIKPEFTSKGVTYTASRGGNVGHADVAWAIMHALFFEPLDGGEGGQSSMEIF; encoded by the coding sequence ATGGATGACGATTTGCCCCCGGATGATCTGCCATTTGATGGCGTCGAAGGCGGCGCGCCGGAGGATGGCGCGACGGCCATTGGTGGCGACCATGAGGGCGGCCCCGATGGCGCAAACGTGGTGCCGATCGCGCCCATTATCGCGGCCAAGGTGCGCGCGCGATCGCTCTATTGGCGCGGGTGGGCGGTCAGCCAGATCGCGGATGAATTGGGCATCCCCTATGCCACCGTATCAAGTTGGAAAACGCGCCAGAAGTGGGACGAGGCCAGCCCCGCCGAGCGCGCCGAGGAAGGCATCCTCGAGCGCTATCTGACCCTGATTGCCAAAGAGGTGAAGACGGGCGGAGATTTCAAGGAAATCGACCTGTTGGGCCGCCAGCTTGAACGCATGGCGCGCATCCAGAAGTATAGCGCCGGGGGCAATGAAACCGACCTAAACCCCAAGGTTAAAAACCGCAATTCGGACGAGGTGAAGGCCAAAAAGGAAAAGGCCAAGAACCTGCTGACGCGGGAGCATCTGGCCGCCCTGCGCGCCGATCTGGAAGACGGGCTGTTCGGCCATCAAGAGGCTTGGCTTTCGACCGTAAGCCGCCGAACGCGCATGATCCTGAAAAGCCGCCAGATCGGCGCGACGTGGTATTTTGCGCGTGAACGCCTGTTGGTCGCGCTGGAAACCGGCAAAAATCAGATTTTCATTTCGGCAAGCCGCGCACAGGCCAACATCTTCCGCAATTACATTGTGCAATGGGTGCAAAAGGTTTGCGGCATCCAGTTGAAGGGCGACCCTATCGTCATCCAGCGCGGTGATGACGAGGACGGCAAGGCGCTAGAGCCTGTCGAATTGTATTTCCTTGGCACCAATTACCGGACGGCGCAGGGCTATCACGGCGACGTAATTGTCGATGAATGCTTTTGGATTTATGGCTTTGAGGAGCTTTTCAAAGTCGCCTCGGCCATGGCGACGCAAAAGCAATACACGATCACGCTGTTTTCGACGCCCAGCACTTTGGCGCATGAAGCCTTCCCCATGTGGAACGGCGACCGCTTTAACAAGCGCCGCGCCAAGGCCGACCGGATCAAGCTGGACGTGTCCCACGCGGCCTTGTGCAAGGGCATGCTGGGGGCCGATCAGATTTGGCGGCAGATCGTCACCATTGACGACGCCATCGCGGGCGGCTTCGATCTGGTGGACCCGGAACAGCTGCAAGCCCAGTATTCGCCCGATGAATATGACAACCTGTTCCGCTGCATCTTTCTCGATGACAGCCAGAGCATGTTCCCCTTTGCCCTCATGCGCCGGTGCATGGTGGACAGTTATGAGGCGTGGAAGCGCGATTTTCAGCCCTATGACCTGCGCCCGTTCGGCCATGGCGAGGTGTGGATCGGCTATGACCCCAACGCCAGCGAGAGCGCCACGGCGGACGATGCGGCGCTGGTGGTGGTGGCCCCGCCGCAAAAGCCCGGTGGCAAGTTTCGGGTGCTGGAAAAGAAGCGCCTGAAGGGGCTGGACTTTGAAGGGCAGGCCAATGCGATCAGGTCCATGGCCGCAAAATACAACGTCACGCGGATCGGCATTGATACGACCGGCGCGGGGCGCAGCGTTCACCAGCTGGTGGTCAAATGGTTCCCCACGGCCCAAGCCTATCATTATTCCGTGCCGCTCAAAACGGCCATGGTGCTGAAGGCGAAAAACATCATCAGCAACGGGCGCTTGGAATTCGACACCGGATGGATCGACGTTGTTTCGTCCTTCATGGCGATCAAGCCCGAATTCACGTCCAAGGGCGTGACCTATACCGCCTCGCGCGGGGGCAATGTGGGCCATGCGGACGTCGCTTGGGCCATCATGCATGCCCTGTTCTTTGAGCCGCTGGACGGCGGCGAGGGCGGCCAATCATCAATGGAGATTTTCTAG
- a CDS encoding GPO family capsid scaffolding protein has translation MADYKFFCVATEGATTDGREITRADIVNMAETYDFATHAARVNVEHIKGVAPSGEFGSYGDVLALKTGDVTVQVGGKPQKRLGLFAQIKPLDNLKSLTAAGQKLYTSIEINPNFAKSGKAYLMGVAATDNPAALGVEVLKFSAGNPAASPFTARKSDPSCLFTAAQEVNLDFSESLAPVLPENSDASGLLAFFKQLLNFSGQQPAPVAPVAPVTPETPPANTPALSFAADPMAAAMFSTLLSQVEKGQAQIAALTQSFAASEAKVAELRTQLESEPSRNFSHRPRATGADDVERADC, from the coding sequence ATGGCGGATTACAAGTTTTTCTGTGTGGCCACCGAAGGCGCGACCACGGACGGGCGCGAAATCACCCGCGCCGACATTGTGAATATGGCCGAAACCTATGACTTCGCCACCCACGCCGCCCGCGTCAATGTCGAGCATATCAAGGGCGTTGCCCCCAGCGGCGAATTCGGCTCCTACGGCGATGTGCTGGCGCTCAAGACGGGCGACGTGACCGTCCAAGTCGGCGGCAAGCCCCAGAAGCGCCTCGGCCTGTTTGCCCAGATCAAGCCGCTGGACAATCTGAAGTCGCTGACCGCTGCCGGGCAGAAACTTTACACCTCCATCGAGATCAACCCCAATTTCGCCAAGAGCGGCAAAGCCTATCTGATGGGCGTGGCGGCCACCGACAATCCCGCCGCCCTTGGCGTCGAGGTGCTGAAATTCAGCGCTGGCAATCCCGCCGCCTCGCCCTTCACGGCGCGCAAGTCTGACCCCTCATGCCTGTTCACCGCCGCGCAGGAAGTGAATCTCGATTTCAGCGAAAGCCTCGCCCCGGTGCTGCCCGAAAATTCCGATGCCAGCGGCCTTTTGGCCTTCTTCAAGCAGCTTCTGAACTTCTCGGGCCAGCAGCCGGCACCTGTTGCGCCGGTTGCGCCCGTCACCCCCGAAACGCCGCCCGCCAACACCCCGGCCCTGTCCTTCGCGGCTGATCCGATGGCCGCCGCCATGTTTTCGACCCTGTTGAGCCAGGTTGAAAAGGGGCAGGCCCAGATTGCCGCCCTGACCCAGAGCTTTGCCGCCAGCGAGGCCAAGGTCGCCGAATTGCGCACCCAGCTGGAAAGCGAACCCAGCCGCAATTTCAGCCACCGGCCCCGCGCGACCGGCGCCGATGATGTCGAGCGCGCCGACTGCTGA
- a CDS encoding phage major capsid protein, P2 family, which translates to MNPITLERFNQFVERIGEINGVAPQTVTTHKFTVAPSVQQTLVTRMQEDDEFLKAINIIPVDEQSGQKLGLGIGGTTAGRTNTAAGNRRRGVDPTVLDGNGYQCVQTNFDTALRYDKLDMWAKFPDFQARIRDLIVTRQALDRIMIGFNGTSAAAETDRVAHPLLQDVNIGWLQKMRTENAARVLSAVQGGKVAGKVSYGSDGDFASIDAMVYGAKEKLLPVYARRAPGLCVIVGDDLLYDKYGAIMNKTEGSLDTLARAAIMADKQIGGLPTVRVPFFPADAFKITTLNNLSLYYQDGKTRRLIRDEPDLDQVTDYQSSNEAYVVEDYNYACMVENIVQHDAD; encoded by the coding sequence ATGAATCCGATTACCCTTGAACGCTTCAACCAGTTTGTTGAGCGCATTGGCGAAATCAACGGCGTTGCCCCGCAGACCGTCACCACCCACAAATTCACGGTGGCCCCGTCGGTCCAGCAGACCCTTGTCACCCGTATGCAGGAAGATGACGAATTCCTGAAGGCCATCAACATCATCCCGGTCGATGAACAGAGCGGCCAGAAGCTGGGCCTCGGCATTGGCGGCACCACGGCGGGCCGCACCAACACCGCCGCAGGCAATCGCCGCAGGGGCGTCGATCCCACCGTGCTGGACGGCAACGGCTATCAGTGCGTCCAGACCAATTTCGACACGGCCCTGCGCTATGACAAGCTGGATATGTGGGCCAAATTCCCCGACTTTCAGGCGCGCATCCGCGACCTGATTGTTACCCGTCAGGCTCTCGACCGCATCATGATCGGCTTTAACGGCACCTCCGCCGCCGCCGAAACCGACCGCGTGGCGCACCCGCTGTTGCAGGACGTGAATATCGGCTGGTTGCAGAAAATGCGCACCGAAAACGCCGCGCGCGTTCTGTCGGCGGTGCAGGGCGGCAAGGTCGCGGGCAAGGTGTCCTATGGCAGCGATGGCGACTTCGCCAGCATCGACGCGATGGTTTACGGGGCCAAGGAAAAGCTGCTGCCGGTCTATGCCCGCCGCGCACCCGGCCTTTGCGTGATCGTGGGCGATGATCTGCTTTACGACAAGTATGGCGCGATCATGAACAAGACCGAGGGGTCGCTTGATACGCTGGCGCGCGCGGCCATCATGGCGGACAAGCAGATCGGCGGCTTGCCGACCGTGCGCGTCCCCTTCTTCCCGGCCGATGCGTTCAAGATCACCACGCTCAACAATCTGTCCCTGTACTATCAGGACGGCAAGACGCGCCGCCTGATCCGCGACGAACCCGATCTGGATCAGGTGACCGACTATCAGTCGTCCAATGAGGCTTACGTGGTCGAGGACTACAATTACGCCTGCATGGTCGAAAATATCGTCCAGCACGACGCCGACTAA
- the gpM gene encoding phage terminase small subunit → MKCPFTAHIQRVSAAQAAKGQQVRLGALPLAENGAAATAYQLTLASLGNDLRQLSNTQSLETKISLKRGMIDTYRPWIEGALAAAKPAQDEIVGTMLVWAIDIAEWPLALDLARHVLAHGLALPERYRRTPATLIAEQVAEAGIGAAPTVDLATLQQVEAMTETADMPDEVRAKVKKAIGLAFKARAEAFDPTAESAVAGGKPALIAAAIAHLNRAFALDAKCGVRKIITSLEAEAKRIAADAAKTSAAEAAKAGEKSE, encoded by the coding sequence ATGAAGTGCCCCTTTACCGCCCATATCCAGCGCGTGTCCGCCGCCCAAGCGGCCAAGGGCCAGCAGGTCCGCCTTGGTGCTTTGCCGCTTGCCGAGAACGGCGCGGCTGCCACCGCCTACCAGTTGACGCTGGCATCGCTCGGCAATGACCTGCGCCAGCTGTCCAACACCCAATCGCTGGAAACGAAAATCAGCCTCAAGCGGGGCATGATTGACACCTACCGCCCGTGGATCGAGGGCGCTTTGGCCGCCGCAAAGCCCGCGCAGGACGAGATTGTGGGCACGATGCTGGTGTGGGCCATCGACATTGCCGAATGGCCGCTGGCGCTTGATCTGGCGCGCCATGTGCTGGCCCATGGGCTTGCCCTGCCCGAACGCTACCGCCGCACCCCGGCCACGCTGATCGCGGAACAGGTGGCCGAGGCCGGAATCGGCGCTGCCCCCACGGTCGATCTGGCCACGCTGCAACAGGTCGAGGCCATGACCGAAACGGCGGACATGCCCGACGAAGTGCGCGCCAAGGTGAAAAAGGCCATCGGTCTTGCCTTCAAGGCCCGCGCCGAGGCGTTTGACCCCACCGCCGAAAGCGCCGTGGCCGGTGGCAAGCCCGCCCTGATCGCGGCGGCCATCGCCCACTTGAACCGGGCCTTCGCGCTGGATGCCAAGTGCGGCGTAAGAAAGATCATCACCAGCCTTGAAGCCGAGGCCAAGCGCATCGCGGCGGATGCCGCAAAGACCAGCGCAGCCGAGGCGGCCAAGGCCGGGGAGAAGTCGGAATGA
- a CDS encoding head completion/stabilization protein — MTGSPLIVKPAAPASPVGSVMALDGWWPSIDYTDMREALRIGETCTHARLEGALETAAVTVLDDLAEWGAARRADGFTSLAAVAPAMVINGKPRLVTLFVGAVRYAAAALLAEFSTDFSATGSKESQAEAKQCLADYYEKLRLQNIRSILGATRVAVELI; from the coding sequence ATGACCGGCTCCCCCCTGATCGTCAAACCCGCCGCCCCGGCCTCGCCTGTGGGGTCGGTCATGGCGCTGGATGGCTGGTGGCCGTCAATCGACTATACCGACATGCGCGAGGCGCTGCGAATTGGGGAAACCTGTACCCATGCCCGCCTCGAGGGCGCGCTGGAAACCGCCGCCGTCACCGTTCTGGACGATCTGGCCGAATGGGGCGCGGCGCGGCGGGCCGATGGCTTCACCAGTTTGGCCGCCGTGGCCCCCGCCATGGTCATCAATGGCAAGCCCCGCCTTGTGACGCTGTTTGTGGGCGCGGTTCGCTATGCCGCCGCCGCGCTCCTGGCTGAATTCTCCACCGACTTCAGCGCAACGGGAAGCAAGGAAAGCCAAGCCGAGGCCAAGCAATGCCTTGCCGATTATTACGAAAAGCTGCGCCTGCAAAATATCCGTTCGATCCTTGGCGCAACGCGCGTTGCGGTGGAGTTGATCTAA
- a CDS encoding tail protein X, whose translation MTTTATARANERLDTLCYRILGTTTGGVVEAALALNPGLAGGGSWIAEGTQVTLPDVPTATPSTIEIVKLWD comes from the coding sequence ATGACCACCACCGCCACCGCCCGCGCCAATGAGCGCTTGGACACGCTCTGCTATCGCATCCTTGGCACCACCACCGGAGGCGTGGTCGAGGCCGCTCTGGCGCTCAATCCGGGCTTGGCGGGGGGCGGCTCATGGATTGCCGAGGGCACGCAAGTAACCCTGCCCGATGTGCCCACCGCCACGCCCAGCACGATAGAAATCGTAAAGTTATGGGATTAA
- a CDS encoding phage tail protein: protein MKTNSLREAIVAALPDFATDPDRLAMWIEKGSIRSPMTESRSFEWAYVLNIALENFTGQPAILFLTINDWLRTNQPELLQPGAHKGYAHEVDVIDENTVDMHVKLNLTERIAVERQSDGTDTLQHLDDAEFILSDSLLDDDAPLLKGVSLSGPSWAQR, encoded by the coding sequence ATGAAAACCAATAGCCTGCGCGAGGCCATTGTGGCCGCCCTGCCCGATTTCGCCACCGATCCCGACCGCCTTGCGATGTGGATCGAAAAGGGCAGCATCCGGTCGCCCATGACGGAAAGCCGCAGCTTTGAATGGGCCTATGTCCTGAATATCGCGCTGGAAAACTTCACCGGGCAACCGGCGATCCTGTTTCTGACCATCAACGATTGGCTGCGCACCAATCAGCCCGAATTGCTGCAACCGGGCGCGCACAAGGGCTATGCCCATGAGGTTGACGTAATTGACGAAAACACGGTCGACATGCACGTCAAGCTGAACCTGACCGAACGGATTGCGGTCGAGCGCCAGAGCGATGGCACCGACACGTTGCAGCATCTGGACGATGCCGAATTCATCCTGTCCGATTCCCTGCTGGACGATGACGCGCCGCTGCTGAAAGGCGTGAGCCTTAGCGGCCCCAGCTGGGCGCAGCGGTAG
- a CDS encoding phage virion morphogenesis protein: protein MDDNLDTLEPWLGGLLAKTEPRQRMALARAVGQIMRRTNAARVMANVEPDGTPMAERKPKKPRKGQKERKGKAGRMFKRIELARNMQIQPSADDVTLSFKPRIAQTAKEHHFGLEAPVDRRIRNSIRVRYKARRLLGIAAADREAMLGKVMDWLDKR, encoded by the coding sequence ATGGATGACAATCTGGACACGCTGGAGCCTTGGCTGGGCGGCTTGCTGGCCAAGACAGAACCGCGCCAGCGCATGGCCCTTGCCCGCGCCGTAGGCCAGATCATGCGCCGCACCAATGCCGCGCGCGTTATGGCCAATGTCGAGCCAGACGGCACCCCCATGGCCGAACGCAAGCCAAAGAAGCCCCGCAAGGGCCAGAAGGAACGCAAAGGCAAGGCTGGCCGCATGTTCAAGCGCATTGAACTGGCCCGCAATATGCAGATCCAGCCCTCGGCGGATGATGTCACCCTGTCATTCAAGCCGCGGATTGCCCAGACCGCCAAGGAACACCATTTCGGGCTGGAGGCCCCGGTGGACCGCCGTATCCGCAATTCCATCCGCGTCCGCTACAAGGCCCGCCGCTTGCTGGGCATCGCCGCCGCAGATCGCGAGGCGATGCTGGGCAAGGTCATGGATTGGCTGGATAAGCGGTAA
- a CDS encoding BrnT family toxin, giving the protein MRKNLASVNRYYNLRLTPIQIVTTENPMMIVWDEPKREANILKHGIDFADIGEGFFASALIGQAKAGRWFAIGEMDGVIVVIFATLGTEGISIISARPASRKERKLIA; this is encoded by the coding sequence ATGCGCAAAAACCTCGCCAGCGTTAATCGTTATTACAATTTGCGATTGACACCCATCCAAATCGTTACTACAGAAAATCCCATGATGATCGTATGGGACGAACCAAAGCGCGAAGCCAACATCCTGAAGCATGGGATTGATTTTGCGGACATTGGCGAGGGTTTCTTTGCCTCGGCCCTGATCGGTCAAGCCAAGGCTGGCCGCTGGTTTGCGATTGGCGAAATGGACGGTGTTATCGTGGTGATCTTCGCCACCCTCGGCACCGAAGGCATTTCGATCATCTCGGCCCGCCCAGCAAGCCGCAAGGAAAGGAAGCTGATCGCATGA
- a CDS encoding BrnA antitoxin family protein: MTKAKFTKADMDAVSDSPELTAEDIAAARPFAEVFPEMAAKMRATRGAQKAPTKVSTTIRLSPEVIAHFKAGGSGWQARIDAALKEWVASH, translated from the coding sequence ATGACCAAGGCCAAATTCACCAAGGCGGATATGGACGCCGTTTCGGATAGCCCCGAATTGACGGCAGAGGATATTGCCGCCGCCCGCCCCTTTGCCGAAGTGTTCCCCGAAATGGCCGCCAAGATGCGGGCTACACGCGGGGCGCAAAAGGCCCCGACCAAGGTCAGCACGACCATCCGCCTTTCGCCTGAAGTGATCGCTCATTTCAAAGCGGGCGGCTCAGGATGGCAGGCGCGGATTGATGCTGCGCTCAAGGAATGGGTGGCATCGCATTGA
- a CDS encoding DUF5658 family protein, which yields MHLVLYLLAALFLALNGADCYLTRACILSGRGREANPLAAWLMARLGINAVLGAKLAIMTAIALWLVFVSGPTAPLAAVLTLLAMNAFYVWVVRNNYRVLHP from the coding sequence ATGCATCTTGTGCTTTACCTTCTGGCCGCGCTGTTTTTGGCCCTCAATGGGGCTGACTGCTATCTGACGCGGGCCTGCATCCTGTCGGGCCGTGGGCGGGAGGCAAACCCGCTTGCCGCGTGGCTTATGGCGCGCCTTGGCATTAACGCCGTGTTGGGGGCCAAGCTGGCTATCATGACGGCCATTGCGCTTTGGCTGGTCTTTGTCAGCGGCCCGACCGCGCCCCTTGCCGCTGTCCTGACGCTGCTGGCCATGAATGCCTTTTATGTCTGGGTTGTGCGCAACAATTACCGGGTGCTGCATCCCTAA
- a CDS encoding lysozyme, with protein MANDIPAAPAKGGRGALVVIAGSALLAIVGPVTGNLLMTDTPAHESGRTVAVTVAPATNTITIQHISGPQYLRAYLDIVKVATACDGLTGADIKIGKTFTETQCALMLESRLAETAEKVMACTPGLALSIPGRDYVRFAAVSLAYNVGWPTYCRSTMRAQINAGQIAASCTSLTWFNRAGGRVVPGLVTRRAREKAVCLKDAA; from the coding sequence ATGGCAAATGATATTCCCGCCGCCCCGGCAAAGGGTGGGCGCGGCGCTCTGGTGGTGATTGCGGGCAGCGCCTTGCTGGCCATTGTCGGGCCGGTAACGGGCAATCTGTTGATGACCGATACGCCCGCGCATGAATCGGGCCGAACGGTTGCCGTCACGGTCGCGCCCGCCACCAATACAATCACGATTCAGCATATCAGCGGGCCGCAATATCTGCGCGCCTATCTCGATATCGTGAAGGTTGCCACGGCCTGCGACGGATTGACCGGGGCCGACATCAAAATCGGCAAAACCTTCACCGAAACCCAATGCGCGCTCATGCTGGAATCGCGCTTGGCCGAAACCGCCGAGAAGGTGATGGCCTGCACCCCCGGCCTTGCCCTGTCCATTCCGGGGCGGGATTACGTGCGGTTCGCGGCGGTGTCGCTGGCCTATAACGTGGGCTGGCCGACCTATTGCCGCTCGACCATGCGCGCCCAGATCAATGCGGGCCAGATCGCGGCCAGCTGCACGAGCCTGACATGGTTTAACCGTGCGGGCGGTCGGGTTGTACCTGGCCTTGTGACACGGCGCGCCCGCGAAAAGGCGGTCTGCCTGAAGGATGCCGCCTGA